The following proteins come from a genomic window of Streptococcus oralis:
- a CDS encoding sigma-70 family RNA polymerase sigma factor produces the protein MKPSSFQTTIENQFDYICKRAMEDERKNYMLYLSRIAKREVSFSDVGDYLVSQFATTDNYSTDFQIFTLNGLSVGVENDLLSEALRELPDKKREILLLFYFMDMSDSEIADLLKLNRSTVYRHRTSGLALIKKFMEEFEE, from the coding sequence ATGAAACCATCTTCTTTTCAGACCACAATAGAAAATCAGTTTGACTATATCTGTAAACGTGCTATGGAAGACGAGCGAAAGAATTATATGCTTTATCTTTCAAGGATTGCAAAGCGTGAGGTGTCCTTTTCGGATGTTGGCGATTATCTTGTTAGCCAGTTTGCGACAACAGATAACTATTCAACTGACTTTCAGATTTTTACACTCAATGGGTTATCAGTAGGCGTTGAAAATGATTTGTTGAGTGAAGCATTACGTGAGTTGCCAGACAAGAAACGTGAAATTCTACTGCTGTTTTACTTTATGGACATGAGCGATTCAGAAATTGCAGACCTGTTGAAATTGAACCGTTCTACTGTCTATCGGCATAGAACCAGTGGACTAGCCTTAATTAAAAAGTTTATGGAGGAATTTGAAGAATGA
- a CDS encoding helix-turn-helix domain-containing protein has protein sequence MKTQYPMIPFPLIVKATDGDTEAINQILHHYRGYITKRSLRLMKDEYGNQSMVVDEVLRGRMETRLITKILSFEIK, from the coding sequence ATGAAAACACAATATCCTATGATTCCCTTTCCTCTCATTGTAAAGGCAACAGATGGCGATACCGAAGCGATTAACCAGATTCTACATCATTACAGAGGGTACATAACGAAGCGTTCCCTACGACTTATGAAAGATGAATATGGCAATCAAAGTATGGTCGTTGATGAAGTCTTACGTGGAAGAATGGAAACCAGACTGATTACAAAGATTTTGTCATTTGAAATTAAGTAA
- a CDS encoding excisionase: protein MKQTDIPIWERYTLTIEEASKYFRIGENKLRRLAEENKNANWLIMNGNRIQIKRKQFEKIIDTLDAI from the coding sequence ATGAAGCAGACTGACATTCCTATTTGGGAACGTTATACCCTAACCATTGAAGAAGCGTCAAAATATTTTCGTATTGGCGAAAACAAGCTACGACGCTTGGCAGAGGAAAATAAAAATGCAAATTGGCTGATTATGAATGGCAATCGTATTCAGATTAAACGAAAACAATTTGAAAAAATTATAGATACATTGGACGCAATCTAG
- a CDS encoding tyrosine-type recombinase/integrase, translating to MSEKRRDNKGRILKTGESQRKDGRYLYKYIDSFGEPQFVYSWKLVATDRVPAGKRDCISLREKIAELQKDIHDGIDVVGKKMTLCQLYAKQNAQRPKVRKNTETGRKYLMDILKKDKLGVRSIDSIKPSDAKEWAIRMSENGYAYQTINNYKRSLKASFYIAIQDDCVRKNPFDFQLKAVLDDDTVPKTVLTEEQEEKLLAFAKADKTYSKNYDEILILLKTGLRISEFGGLTLPDLDFENRLVNIDHQLLRDTEIGYYIETPKTKSGERQVPMVEEAYQAFKRVLANRKNDKRVEIDGYSDFLFLNRKNYPKVASDYNGMMKGLVKKYNKYNEDKLPHITPHSLRHTFCTNYANAGMNPKALQYIMGHANIAMTLNYYAHATFDSAMAEMKRLNKEKQQERLVA from the coding sequence ATGTCAGAAAAAAGACGTGACAATAAAGGTCGAATCTTAAAGACTGGAGAGAGCCAACGAAAAGACGGAAGATACTTATACAAATATATAGATTCATTTGGAGAACCGCAATTTGTTTACTCGTGGAAACTTGTGGCTACAGACCGAGTACCAGCAGGAAAGCGTGATTGTATCTCACTTAGAGAGAAAATCGCAGAGTTACAGAAAGACATTCATGATGGTATTGATGTTGTAGGAAAGAAAATGACACTCTGCCAGCTTTACGCAAAACAGAACGCTCAAAGACCAAAGGTTAGAAAAAACACTGAAACTGGACGCAAATATCTTATGGATATTTTGAAGAAAGACAAGTTAGGTGTAAGAAGTATTGACAGTATTAAGCCATCAGACGCTAAAGAATGGGCTATTAGAATGAGTGAAAATGGTTATGCTTATCAAACCATCAATAACTACAAACGTTCTTTAAAGGCTTCATTCTATATTGCTATACAAGATGATTGTGTTCGGAAGAATCCATTTGACTTTCAACTGAAAGCAGTTCTTGATGATGATACTGTCCCTAAGACCGTACTAACAGAAGAACAGGAAGAAAAACTGTTAGCCTTTGCAAAAGCTGATAAAACCTACAGCAAAAATTATGATGAAATTCTGATACTCTTAAAAACAGGTCTTCGTATTTCAGAGTTTGGTGGTTTGACACTTCCAGATTTAGATTTTGAGAATCGTCTTGTCAATATAGACCATCAGCTATTGAGAGATACTGAAATTGGGTACTACATTGAAACACCAAAGACCAAAAGTGGCGAACGTCAAGTTCCTATGGTTGAAGAAGCCTATCAAGCATTTAAGCGAGTGTTAGCGAATCGAAAGAATGATAAGCGTGTTGAGATTGATGGATATAGTGATTTCCTCTTTCTTAATAGAAAGAACTATCCAAAAGTGGCAAGTGATTACAACGGCATGATGAAAGGTCTTGTTAAGAAATACAATAAGTATAACGAGGATAAATTGCCACACATCACTCCACATAGTTTGCGACATACATTCTGTACCAACTATGCAAATGCAGGAATGAATCCAAAGGCATTACAGTACATTATGGGACATGCTAATATAGCCATGACGCTGAACTATTACGCACATGCAACATTCGATTCTGCAATGGCAGAAATGAAACGCTTGAATAAAGAGAAGCAACAGGAGCGTCTTGTTGCTTAG
- a CDS encoding ABC transporter ATP-binding protein — protein MEKIFNYLNLYLKSLNFVWKTSKSIMLWMILMVPIQSILPSISIFITNIVVNKISSLNSINLTMLIAVWGVSFFLNNLISPLLVMIQGRMTDLLTYQLNTELMRKSERLQNISYFEDSEFYNDIQLLSSEASWRPVNLLVFGTSLISNAIVFASMLLMVSSVNILVSLLLFVVLIPQGIIAYRIQQQAFETLVSNSEESRKLDYYSQVLLSNNHIKDIRLYNLYIFFITKYTDVFTSITDKLQVDRRKKFTTSALFITLNSIVIILMFGYVIIQIKKGVLDLGVIFVFSTSIIYSINSMARLVEDSSLLYDTLLYMENFFKFIEIEDELSTEVPITKTENNFGDDIIEFRNVNFSYSNNSDLVLSNVSFKIAEGEKIAIVGENGAGKTTLVKLLCAFYPNYSGDIIVNNKSLREYELTDYRKQITSIFQDFSKFDISLRENVALSDLSRIFKNEDITKALDKGRFNMKDMSLDQVLGRKFDGGKELSGGEWQKVALSRAFFSNAPILILDEPTASIDAKAEYELFQDFLQLTQGKTVFYITHRLASVKFADKILVLKSGEIHSFGTHNELMNKDEYYRKLYKMQSSMYAEE, from the coding sequence ATGGAAAAAATATTTAACTATTTAAATTTATATCTAAAAAGTTTGAATTTTGTGTGGAAAACATCAAAGTCTATAATGTTGTGGATGATTTTAATGGTTCCTATACAATCTATTCTTCCTTCTATCAGTATTTTTATTACTAACATAGTTGTCAATAAAATATCCTCTTTGAATTCCATAAATCTTACTATGCTTATTGCGGTTTGGGGGGTATCTTTCTTTCTTAACAATCTAATATCCCCACTGCTCGTGATGATACAAGGTCGCATGACTGATTTATTGACGTATCAATTAAATACGGAGTTGATGCGTAAATCAGAGAGATTACAGAATATTAGTTATTTTGAAGATAGCGAATTCTATAACGATATACAGTTGCTTAGTTCAGAAGCAAGTTGGCGTCCAGTAAATTTATTAGTATTTGGAACTAGCCTTATCTCCAATGCAATTGTATTTGCTTCTATGCTGTTAATGGTTAGCTCTGTGAATATACTAGTAAGTTTACTACTGTTTGTTGTATTGATTCCACAAGGTATCATAGCTTATAGAATTCAGCAACAGGCATTTGAAACACTTGTGTCTAATAGTGAAGAATCTCGTAAGTTAGATTATTATAGTCAGGTTCTTTTGAGTAACAATCACATTAAAGATATTCGGCTTTATAATTTATATATCTTTTTTATTACAAAATATACAGATGTATTTACATCAATAACTGACAAGCTCCAAGTTGATCGGAGAAAAAAATTTACCACTTCAGCTTTATTTATAACTCTTAATAGTATCGTCATAATTTTAATGTTTGGATATGTTATTATTCAAATCAAAAAAGGTGTTTTAGATTTAGGTGTTATTTTTGTGTTTTCTACTAGTATTATCTACTCAATAAATAGTATGGCTAGACTTGTAGAAGATAGTTCACTCCTCTATGACACTCTCCTCTACATGGAAAACTTTTTTAAGTTTATTGAAATTGAAGATGAGCTAAGTACAGAAGTACCAATTACTAAAACTGAAAATAATTTTGGTGATGATATCATAGAATTTAGAAATGTTAACTTTTCTTATTCAAACAATTCTGATTTGGTATTAAGTAACGTTAGCTTTAAAATAGCTGAGGGAGAGAAAATTGCAATAGTTGGGGAAAATGGAGCTGGAAAAACGACTCTAGTCAAATTGCTATGTGCTTTCTATCCTAACTATTCGGGTGATATAATAGTAAACAATAAGTCACTTAGAGAATATGAATTGACAGATTATAGAAAGCAGATTACTTCAATTTTCCAAGATTTTTCTAAATTTGATATTTCATTAAGAGAGAATGTTGCACTGTCCGATTTATCTAGGATATTTAAAAATGAAGATATAACTAAAGCGCTTGATAAAGGTCGGTTTAATATGAAAGATATGTCATTAGACCAAGTTTTGGGAAGAAAATTTGATGGTGGGAAAGAATTATCTGGCGGGGAGTGGCAGAAAGTTGCACTGTCAAGAGCGTTTTTTTCAAATGCACCAATCTTAATATTAGATGAGCCGACGGCATCAATTGATGCCAAAGCAGAATATGAATTATTTCAAGATTTTCTGCAATTGACACAAGGAAAAACTGTTTTCTATATTACTCACAGACTTGCGAGTGTAAAATTTGCTGATAAAATTTTGGTGTTAAAATCCGGAGAAATTCATTCATTCGGAACTCATAATGAGTTAATGAATAAGGATGAGTATTATAGAAAATTGTATAAAATGCAATCGTCAATGTACGCTGAAGAATAG
- a CDS encoding ATP-binding cassette domain-containing protein — protein MKNIEKQINSRHILQIPELILHHGERIGIVGSNGVGKTTLLRMIIQEDNDYKGMITVNGDIAYVPQVKEIRDGSGGEISLKLLKEAFSSRTSILILDEPTSHLDQHNVQWLIHRISKFDGTIILVSHDRFLLDNIIEKIVFIERSQIGVFKGNFTEFENERNQIEEQCWKNIAQYNNEVARLTKELENKKIRSKKISKKSSNRISNSDWKARSKMGSYDSQEKAMAKSAKAIEKRLSRLTAPSRPSPKTQIKFKTISSTLEYSSNTMIELKESKLSTNFIDLYIPQIKMRFGEKWLLTGRNKSGKTTLLKSIVNQEIDGYFSKGLKIGYFSQELNTLDQDKTLFDNIYETSSHNKQLIINFLAMLDLKFDKIFVPFGKLSGGEQVKGQLASVLLSDSNFLILDEPTNFLDITSLNALEKFLLSYPGSILLVCHDTYFQERLHFKKLCILNNNLLLEDYFED, from the coding sequence ATGAAAAATATCGAAAAACAAATTAATTCACGACATATCCTTCAAATACCTGAGTTAATTCTTCATCATGGTGAACGGATAGGCATTGTGGGGAGTAATGGTGTAGGAAAAACAACTTTGCTAAGAATGATTATCCAGGAAGATAATGATTACAAAGGTATGATAACAGTGAATGGAGATATTGCTTATGTTCCTCAAGTTAAGGAGATTAGAGATGGATCAGGAGGAGAGATTTCTTTAAAGTTATTAAAGGAGGCCTTTTCTTCAAGAACCTCTATACTAATTTTAGATGAGCCGACATCTCATTTGGATCAGCATAATGTTCAATGGTTAATTCATAGAATATCGAAATTTGATGGTACAATAATTTTGGTTAGTCACGATCGTTTTTTACTAGATAATATTATAGAAAAAATTGTTTTCATTGAAAGGAGTCAAATAGGAGTTTTCAAAGGAAATTTTACGGAATTTGAAAATGAAAGAAATCAAATAGAAGAGCAATGTTGGAAAAATATTGCTCAATATAACAATGAGGTGGCTAGGTTAACTAAAGAATTAGAAAATAAAAAGATAAGATCAAAAAAAATTAGTAAGAAAAGTTCTAATAGAATCAGCAACTCAGACTGGAAAGCGCGTTCAAAAATGGGGAGCTACGATAGTCAAGAAAAAGCCATGGCCAAATCAGCCAAAGCTATTGAAAAAAGATTAAGTAGATTGACTGCACCTTCCCGACCTTCACCTAAAACACAAATTAAGTTTAAAACAATAAGCTCCACATTAGAGTATTCTTCTAATACAATGATCGAATTAAAAGAAAGCAAGCTAAGTACAAATTTTATAGATCTTTATATACCTCAAATAAAAATGAGGTTTGGAGAAAAATGGTTGTTAACTGGAAGAAATAAATCTGGAAAGACTACATTATTAAAAAGTATAGTAAATCAAGAAATAGATGGATATTTTTCAAAAGGTTTAAAAATTGGGTATTTTAGTCAAGAATTAAATACACTAGACCAAGATAAAACACTCTTTGATAATATATATGAAACAAGTAGTCATAATAAACAATTAATTATAAACTTTCTTGCAATGCTAGATTTAAAATTTGATAAAATATTTGTTCCGTTTGGCAAGCTCTCTGGGGGTGAGCAAGTTAAAGGCCAACTTGCATCAGTCCTTCTGAGCGATTCAAATTTTCTTATTTTAGATGAACCAACAAACTTTCTTGATATTACCTCACTTAATGCACTAGAAAAATTCTTATTAAGTTATCCAGGTTCGATACTTTTGGTTTGTCATGACACATATTTTCAAGAAAGATTACATTTTAAAAAGTTATGCATTCTAAATAATAACTTGCTTCTAGAGGATTACTTTGAAGATTGA
- a CDS encoding MFS transporter, giving the protein MESKNNKLEKKNIFLLIISSQLNEFGTTIYDYANKLVIASSESKSNYYMRIYQFSEIIIQLLFSLFGGVFADSKNKKKILIVTDFIASLLTFIVFMFYSESNVYMLIVTNICLAILYAFNAPAYRAIVGDLLSKNNIIKYNSYSKSISEFLSILSPVIGMLTIALVGYKYGMLVNSLSFLLSGCLSVFFTELNFFDNSPQKSDAFSIKYGFSYIYNNKELLLLLISSSMINFFSSGINFYLPFINKMYDLDKLYGMILIGQAVGNIIGAVSNNFFKRSFSSNQYSTFLLISSLPLIMIPLVKIWSITLLLFSLSSLAMTIFNVQMLSYLQSTIEKEYLGRVFSIIAFFALMLMPLGTVVFSYFNFKTLLVFGVVGVGDLLTCILLKFALKSLK; this is encoded by the coding sequence ATGGAATCAAAAAACAACAAATTAGAAAAAAAGAATATTTTTCTATTAATTATCAGTAGTCAATTAAATGAATTTGGCACTACAATTTATGATTATGCCAATAAATTGGTTATAGCTTCTTCGGAGAGTAAATCAAATTACTACATGAGGATTTATCAATTTTCAGAGATCATTATACAATTGTTATTCAGCCTTTTTGGAGGTGTATTTGCGGACAGTAAGAATAAGAAAAAAATATTAATTGTTACTGATTTTATAGCTAGTTTACTTACCTTTATAGTTTTTATGTTTTATAGTGAAAGTAATGTATATATGTTGATAGTTACAAATATTTGTTTAGCAATTCTATATGCATTTAATGCTCCTGCTTATAGAGCAATAGTAGGAGATTTATTAAGTAAAAATAACATTATTAAATATAATTCTTATTCAAAATCAATTTCGGAATTTTTGAGTATCCTATCTCCAGTTATTGGGATGCTCACGATAGCATTAGTAGGATATAAATATGGAATGCTAGTTAATTCTCTTAGTTTTTTATTATCTGGGTGTTTATCAGTTTTTTTCACTGAATTAAATTTTTTTGATAACTCTCCCCAAAAATCTGACGCCTTTTCAATAAAGTATGGATTTAGTTACATTTATAACAATAAAGAGTTACTTCTTTTACTGATTTCAAGTTCGATGATTAACTTCTTTTCATCAGGAATAAACTTTTATTTACCGTTTATTAATAAAATGTACGATTTGGATAAGTTATATGGCATGATTTTAATTGGTCAAGCAGTTGGGAATATTATTGGGGCTGTATCGAATAATTTTTTTAAAAGAAGTTTTTCGTCAAACCAATATAGTACATTCCTTTTGATATCATCTTTACCACTGATTATGATTCCTTTAGTGAAGATCTGGTCGATTACTTTACTTTTGTTTTCATTATCATCATTAGCTATGACAATTTTTAATGTTCAAATGTTATCGTATTTACAGTCTACAATTGAAAAGGAATATTTAGGAAGGGTATTTAGTATAATTGCATTTTTTGCTTTAATGTTAATGCCTTTAGGAACGGTTGTATTTTCATATTTTAACTTTAAAACATTACTTGTTTTTGGAGTTGTAGGAGTAGGTGACTTACTAACTTGTATACTCTTAAAATTTGCATTGAAGAGTTTAAAATGA
- a CDS encoding helix-turn-helix domain-containing protein, translated as MRDLREDHDFTQKFVANLLSFPHTNYAKIERGEVALTADVLVQLSKLYNVSTDYLLGLTDCPDMIKHKKMLN; from the coding sequence ATAAGAGATTTGAGAGAAGATCATGATTTCACCCAAAAATTTGTTGCAAATTTACTTTCCTTCCCTCATACAAATTATGCAAAAATTGAGAGAGGAGAGGTTGCCCTAACGGCAGATGTCCTTGTGCAGCTTTCTAAACTCTATAACGTTAGTACGGATTACCTATTAGGGTTAACAGATTGTCCAGATATGATAAAACATAAAAAAATGCTAAACTAG
- a CDS encoding helix-turn-helix domain-containing protein encodes MYRRLRDLREDRDLTQKELAKLLSFTTSAYSKIERGERTLTAEVLIDLSNFYNVSTDYLLGITDYPNKIHIK; translated from the coding sequence ATGTACAGACGATTAAGGGATTTGAGGGAAGATCGTGATTTAACCCAAAAAGAATTAGCAAAATTACTTTCATTTACAACTTCAGCATATTCAAAGATAGAGCGCGGAGAACGAACTCTCACTGCAGAAGTCTTAATCGATCTCTCAAATTTTTATAATGTAAGTACAGATTATTTATTGGGTATTACAGATTATCCTAATAAAATTCACATTAAATAA
- a CDS encoding DUF3173 family protein codes for METVNYKDLVAIGFPEHTSRNIIRQAKKIAVKKFEEARKNDKNAVQLGCSPFDNKRLGIAPKNIVENLIGISFSDIEGEKNGYIKDKEI; via the coding sequence ATGGAAACAGTAAACTATAAAGATTTAGTTGCGATTGGTTTTCCAGAGCACACATCTAGAAATATTATTAGACAAGCAAAAAAGATTGCTGTAAAAAAGTTTGAAGAAGCTAGAAAAAATGATAAGAATGCGGTACAATTAGGATGTTCACCTTTCGATAATAAAAGGTTAGGCATTGCTCCTAAAAATATTGTAGAAAATTTAATTGGTATTTCTTTTTCAGATATAGAAGGTGAGAAAAATGGTTATATCAAAGACAAAGAAATATAA
- a CDS encoding tyrosine-type recombinase/integrase, giving the protein MVISKTKKYKGVYKDSKGKIYFQIELGVDPITGKRIQKKGRKNQQGLPFNSFKEAYEEILRLKHEFVNSTINNSFLTFREFMEEIYLKYYQQKVQFVTYQTALPHHQLFIKQFGSKKLSDISTIDCERFRLAIIDKYSSNYAKNMWSRFKACLGYAERLGYIDRVPFKGLENPRGKHPDTKFWTFDEFKKVINSFDISEYEGLHNYMTIWLYFMTGLRVSEGIALKWEDIDFERKWIHVHSTIEKDKNGVWYAKQQTKTVAGNRKIDLDDFTITILKKWREVQIKNDDKDYVISRFGAPLCKSTISRIIKRHAKITGVPEITGKGLRHSHASYLINVLHKDTLYVSYRLGHADKSTTLNTYSHWYYSGDSTISEEITSSLDNLGLSIYLPNSCQS; this is encoded by the coding sequence ATGGTTATATCAAAGACAAAGAAATATAAAGGTGTATACAAAGATTCAAAAGGAAAAATTTACTTTCAAATTGAATTAGGAGTTGATCCAATAACTGGGAAAAGAATTCAAAAGAAAGGAAGGAAAAATCAACAGGGACTACCGTTTAATTCTTTTAAGGAAGCTTATGAAGAGATACTTCGTTTAAAACATGAATTTGTGAACTCTACTATTAATAATAGTTTTCTAACTTTTAGAGAGTTCATGGAAGAGATTTATTTAAAATATTATCAACAAAAAGTTCAATTTGTAACTTATCAGACCGCTTTACCACATCATCAGTTATTTATTAAGCAATTTGGTAGTAAAAAATTATCAGATATTAGTACTATTGACTGTGAGAGATTTCGCTTAGCTATTATAGACAAGTATTCTAGTAACTATGCTAAAAATATGTGGTCTAGATTTAAAGCATGTCTGGGCTATGCAGAAAGATTGGGTTATATTGATAGAGTTCCTTTTAAAGGATTAGAAAATCCTAGAGGAAAGCACCCTGATACAAAATTTTGGACATTTGATGAATTTAAGAAGGTAATAAACTCTTTCGATATTAGTGAGTATGAGGGACTCCATAATTACATGACGATCTGGTTATATTTTATGACTGGCTTAAGAGTTAGTGAGGGTATTGCTCTTAAATGGGAAGACATTGATTTTGAACGTAAATGGATTCATGTTCATTCGACAATTGAGAAAGACAAAAACGGTGTATGGTATGCTAAACAACAAACAAAGACAGTAGCAGGGAATCGTAAAATTGATTTAGATGATTTTACGATTACAATACTTAAAAAGTGGCGAGAAGTTCAAATCAAGAATGATGATAAAGATTATGTAATATCACGTTTTGGTGCCCCCTTGTGTAAGTCTACAATTTCTAGGATAATAAAAAGGCATGCTAAGATTACTGGTGTACCAGAAATTACGGGGAAAGGATTAAGACATAGTCATGCATCTTATCTTATAAATGTGTTACATAAGGATACTTTATATGTTTCATATCGATTAGGACACGCTGATAAGTCAACCACGTTGAATACATATAGTCATTGGTATTATTCAGGTGATTCAACAATTTCAGAAGAGATTACAAGCAGTTTAGATAATCTTGGATTATCAATTTACCTACCAAATTCCTGCCAAAGTTGA
- the gdhA gene encoding NADP-specific glutamate dehydrogenase → MTSAKEYIQSVFETVKARNGHEAEFLQAVEEFFSTLEPVFEKHPEYIEENILARITEPERVISFRVPWVDRDGKVQVNRGYRVQFNSAVGPYKGGLRFHPTVNQGILKFLGFEQIFKNVLTGLPIGGGKGGSDFDPKGKTDAEVMRFCQSFMTELQKYIGPSLDVPAGDIGVGGREIGYLYGQYKRLNQFDAGVLTGKPLGFGGSLIRPEATGYGLVYYTEEMLKANGNSFAGKKVVISGSGNVAQYALQKATELGATVISVSDSNGYVIDENGIDFDLLADVKNNRRARLTEYAAEKATATYYEGSVWTYAGNYDIALPCATQNEINGEAAKRLVAQGVICVSEGANMPSDLDAIKVYKENGLLYGPAKAANAGGVAVSALEMSQNSLRLSWTREEVDGRLKDIMTNIFNTAKTTAETYGLSTDYLAGANIAAFENVANAMIAQGIV, encoded by the coding sequence ATGACATCTGCTAAAGAATATATCCAAAGCGTGTTTGAAACTGTAAAAGCTCGTAATGGGCATGAGGCTGAATTTCTCCAGGCGGTTGAAGAATTCTTCAGCACTTTGGAACCTGTATTTGAAAAACACCCTGAGTATATCGAAGAAAATATCTTGGCACGTATCACTGAGCCTGAACGCGTGATTTCTTTCCGTGTTCCTTGGGTGGACCGTGATGGAAAAGTACAAGTCAACCGTGGTTACCGTGTTCAATTCAACTCAGCTGTTGGACCATATAAAGGCGGACTTCGTTTCCACCCAACTGTAAACCAAGGAATTTTGAAATTCCTTGGCTTCGAACAAATCTTTAAAAATGTTTTGACTGGACTTCCAATCGGTGGAGGTAAAGGGGGATCAGACTTCGATCCTAAAGGGAAGACTGATGCTGAAGTGATGCGCTTCTGCCAAAGTTTCATGACTGAATTGCAAAAATACATTGGACCATCTCTTGACGTACCTGCTGGTGATATCGGTGTTGGTGGACGTGAGATTGGTTATCTTTACGGACAATACAAACGCCTGAACCAATTTGATGCGGGTGTCTTGACTGGTAAACCTCTTGGATTTGGGGGTAGCTTGATTCGCCCAGAAGCAACTGGTTACGGTTTGGTTTACTATACTGAAGAAATGCTCAAAGCTAATGGTAACAGTTTTGCTGGTAAGAAGGTGGTGATTTCAGGTTCTGGTAATGTAGCTCAATACGCTCTTCAAAAAGCTACTGAACTCGGTGCCACTGTCATCTCTGTATCTGACTCAAACGGCTATGTCATTGATGAAAATGGTATCGACTTCGACCTTCTAGCAGATGTGAAAAATAACCGTCGCGCTCGCTTGACAGAATACGCTGCTGAAAAAGCTACTGCTACTTACTATGAAGGCTCAGTCTGGACTTACGCTGGAAACTATGACATTGCGCTTCCATGTGCGACTCAAAACGAAATCAATGGTGAAGCAGCTAAACGTTTGGTTGCTCAAGGAGTTATCTGCGTATCTGAAGGTGCCAACATGCCAAGTGACCTAGATGCTATCAAAGTCTACAAAGAAAATGGTCTCCTTTACGGACCAGCAAAAGCAGCCAATGCTGGTGGTGTAGCTGTATCTGCCCTTGAAATGAGCCAAAACAGCCTTCGCCTTTCATGGACCCGTGAAGAAGTTGATGGACGCCTCAAAGACATCATGACAAACATCTTCAACACAGCTAAAACAACTGCTGAAACATATGGTCTTAGTACTGATTACCTTGCAGGAGCTAACATTGCTGCCTTTGAAAATGTAGCAAACGCTATGATTGCACAAGGTATTGTTTAA